The segment CCCGCGACAGCGACCCGGGGCACGTCCTCGCCGAGCTCGCCGCCGAGGACGCGCCGAGCCAGGTCTGGACCTACCTGCGCGCCGACGGGACGAGGATCTTCGTGCGCCTCGCGGTCACCGAGCTCCGCCACGACGACGGCACCGTGGTCGGCTACCTCCACGTCGCCATCGACGCGACTGCCGCGGTCTCGGACCAGCGCCGGCTCGCGGCCGCAGAAGCCCGATGGCGCACGGTGATGGACCAGCTGCCGGACGCGACGGTCGTCGTCGTCGACCCGTCGATGACCATCGAGCTCGTCGCCGGGGCCGGGGCCATGCGTCAGGGGATCGAGGGCAAGGTGGGTCAGCCGCTCGATGCCTTCTCGGGACCGGTCAACATGGCGATCTGGAACCGGCTCGTCCCGCTCGCCATCGACGGCACCACGTCGGAGGAGGACCTCGCGGCGACCCGCACCGGGGACGAGCACCACGTCGTCGTCACGCCCCTGGACACGGCGGACGGTCCACGCGCACTGATCGTGGCGCGCGACGTCAGCGCGGAGCGTCGGCGTGAGCGCGAGGTGGCTCGGGCCCGGGACCGCGCCGAGCACCTCTTCCTGGACGCGCCGCACGGCATCGCCGTCCTCGACGCCGACGGTGTCGTCCTCGAGGTGAACGGCGCACTCGAGCGGATGCTGCCGCTCCCCGCGGGAGCGCTCGTGGGCCGGAACCTCGTCGACCTCTCCCCCGACCCGGAGTCCAGCCGACGCCTCCTGGCCGAGCTCGACGAGAGCCCGGCGCGCCTCGCGACCACGTCGTGGACGTGGGAGTCCAACGACGACCACGTGGTCCACCTCTCCCTGTCGCTGGCACGACTGCGAGCCGACGAGGACACGTCGTCGGCCGACATCATCGTCAACGTCGTCGACGTGTCGGACCGCCAGCGCTACGAGCTCCAGCTCACCCACATGGCCGACCACGACGCACTCACCGGTCTGGTGAACCGGCGCCGCTTCGACCGCGACCTCGAACGCCACCTCGTGGAGTGCCGCCGCACGGGGGCACGCGGCGCGCTCCTCCTGCTGGACCTGGACCACTTCAAGGAGGTGAACGACACGCTCGGGCACCGGGCCGGCGACGAGCTGATCTCCTCGGTCGCCGCGGTCCTGCGCCGCGAGCTGGGGGACGCGGACATCGTGGCGCGACTCGGCGGCGACGAGTTCGGAGTGCTCCTGCCGTCCGCGGGACCGGAGGAGGCGTCAGCGCTCGCGAACCGACTCGTCGAACGCATCCGCGACCACACGGCGACCCTCGACGGGACGCGGCGGCGGGTCACGGCCAGCGTGGGAGTCCTGCCGATCACCTACGCCGACAGCCTGTCCGGTGACGACGCCCTCGCGACGGTCGACATGCTCATGTACGACGCCAAGGACGCAGGCCGCGACCGGGCCGCCGTGCTCGGTGTCGCCCTGAACGAGGTCCCCCGTCTCGGGGCGCGACTGCGCTGGCGCGAGCGCCTCGAGCACGCGCTCGAGCACGACGACTTCGAGCTCCACCTCCAGCCGATCCAGCACGTCGCGTCGGGACGGATCACCGGCGCAGAGGCGCTGCTGCGCATGCGGGACCCCGACGGGGCTCTCGTGATGCCCGGCCGATTCCTCTACATCGCAGAACGTGCGGGTCTCATCGCGGCCCTCGACCGCTGGGTCCTTGCCCATGCGCTGCCGATCCTGACCGACCTGCAGCGGGTCCGGCCGGGCTTCGTGCTCGAGGTGAACGTGTCCGGGCTGACGATCGGCGATCCCGAGCTGGAACGGATGATCGTCTCGGCAGCCACCTCGGGTGCCTTCCCACCGCAGTCACTCGTGCTGGAGATCACGGAGACGGCGGCGGTCTCCGACCTCGAGAACGCGCGTGGTTTCGCCCGACGGGTCGCGTCGACCGGATGCCGGCTGGCCCTCGACGACTTCGGCGCGGGGTTCGGGTCCCTCTCCTACCTCAAGCACCTCGACTTCGACCTGCTCAAGATCGACGGCGAGTTCGTGGCCGACTCGCACCGCAACGGTGTCGACCGGACGATCCTGCGATCGGTGGTGGCCATGGCGAAGGCGCTCGGCAAGGAGACGGTCGCGGAGTTCGTGGCCGAGGGAGCCGTCCTCGACGTGGCGCGCGCCGAGGGCGTCGACTTCGCCCAGGGGTACGTGATCGGGCGTCCGGTCCACCACGACGACTTCGCGGCGACCTACCTCGACTGAGGCCCGGGGCCGACGGCGCGCCGGGTCAGGCGCGCACGTAGGTGACGATGTCGAACGGCACCCGCTCGGGCTCCGGTCCGACGTGCGGGACCCGGCCCGCCTCGTGCCAGCGCTCCCAGTCGATCCGCGGGAAGTACGTGTCGCCGTCCGGCGCCGCGGCCACGCGGGTGACCACCAGGACGTCGACCAGGTCGCGCTCGAGCGCCGCAGCGTAGACCTGGGCGCCACCGACCAGGAACACCTCGTCGTCGAGCGACCGGGCGCGGTCGAGCGCCTCGTCGAGGGA is part of the Aeromicrobium sp. Leaf245 genome and harbors:
- a CDS encoding dihydrofolate reductase; amino-acid sequence: MTTATTTLVVAMGANRVIGVDGALPWRLPEDLAHFKRLTLGHPMVMGRATYESIGRPLPGRTTIVVTRDARWSAEGVEVAHSLDEALDRARSLDDEVFLVGGAQVYAAALERDLVDVLVVTRVAAAPDGDTYFPRIDWERWHEAGRVPHVGPEPERVPFDIVTYVRA
- a CDS encoding EAL domain-containing protein; translated protein: MTRDTRATPVEDRPTLRTAAPFVAVGTLGLLGLLVPPHPESTTPVQPWHVVALFAVTLAILARSLTSPVRTWADPGAPLFFFVVIAAAREVSGGAMGGGGGLVALPVLWLALFGRRKDLWLSALATLVLFLVPALLIGDPRYPTSGWRMALIWTGVSLFIGPAIQDVVRRLAVERREHQQAAAEARGLLGGARLSSMVATDRAGLITSFGVGAEHLLGYRAVEVVGRVNVSSLHDPKELAATATARDSDPGHVLAELAAEDAPSQVWTYLRADGTRIFVRLAVTELRHDDGTVVGYLHVAIDATAAVSDQRRLAAAEARWRTVMDQLPDATVVVVDPSMTIELVAGAGAMRQGIEGKVGQPLDAFSGPVNMAIWNRLVPLAIDGTTSEEDLAATRTGDEHHVVVTPLDTADGPRALIVARDVSAERRREREVARARDRAEHLFLDAPHGIAVLDADGVVLEVNGALERMLPLPAGALVGRNLVDLSPDPESSRRLLAELDESPARLATTSWTWESNDDHVVHLSLSLARLRADEDTSSADIIVNVVDVSDRQRYELQLTHMADHDALTGLVNRRRFDRDLERHLVECRRTGARGALLLLDLDHFKEVNDTLGHRAGDELISSVAAVLRRELGDADIVARLGGDEFGVLLPSAGPEEASALANRLVERIRDHTATLDGTRRRVTASVGVLPITYADSLSGDDALATVDMLMYDAKDAGRDRAAVLGVALNEVPRLGARLRWRERLEHALEHDDFELHLQPIQHVASGRITGAEALLRMRDPDGALVMPGRFLYIAERAGLIAALDRWVLAHALPILTDLQRVRPGFVLEVNVSGLTIGDPELERMIVSAATSGAFPPQSLVLEITETAAVSDLENARGFARRVASTGCRLALDDFGAGFGSLSYLKHLDFDLLKIDGEFVADSHRNGVDRTILRSVVAMAKALGKETVAEFVAEGAVLDVARAEGVDFAQGYVIGRPVHHDDFAATYLD